GAGTATGATGGTACTAACTTtgaaatgagtttttttaattcatagactAACTCTTGGCTGCCATTGGACATGCTGGCTATCTACAGGTGCAGAACTTGATAATGGTTTACTTTATGATAGTAACAAGGTGCAGGAAAAAGCAGGTCAAAAAATTCTTGGGCACACTCTCTCAAATACATCCTGTAATTAGAATACAGATAGACAAGCAACTTTACACGGATGTTGATGCAGGTTTTTTTGGAATTGACctacaggtctaaatctagtgcatagtattgtaaattgtaatactcTTTGAGAAAAGGACAGCAATACATAGACCTATCATCCTAGTTTAAAGATTAACAGGATTAGCcacatttaaattatgtaaattgattttatgaacttttgtttcaatatttttttaaattttagagaAAATCAGTTTTGGAGCCAAATCCCAAGGGAAGTTTTGTGATGGTGATCCCTCCACCAAATGTCACTGGCACACTACATCTTGGCCATGCCCTTACCAATGCTGTGGAAGATGCCATCACCAGGTGGCACAGgtaaatctatttatttataccagAAGTGTCCTGCCCACGGCCAATCTCCACAGATTAGACATCTGGGCaggatatattatttttaactagataatattatagagataCTATTTTAGACTGTTcatcacaatttttaaaatccaaccAAATGTTCTAGAATGCACGGCCGCACCACACTGTGGAACCCAGGTTGTGACCATGCGGGTATAGCCACACAGGTTGTGGTGGAGAAGAAGCTGTGGAGAGAAGAGAAGAAAACACGCCACGAACTGGGAAGAGAGGAGTTTATTAAGCGAGTATGGGATTGGAAGAATGAGTAAgaacattttttgtataatatatcaCTCAAATTGGTACTTGGTTTTGGAGGTtaagagttttaaaaatattgtatttttttcagAAAAGGCGACAGAATCTACGAACAACTCCGCTCGCTAGGGTCCTCGTTAGACTGGTCGCGCGTACGTTTCACTATGGACCCGTCGATGTGTAGAGCCGTCAATGAGGCTTTCATTCGTCTCCATGATTCTGGTGACATCTACCGTGCTAACCGACTGGTCAACTGGTCCTGTACCCTGAAGAGTGCCATCTCGGACATAGAGGTGGACAAAGTGGACCTGCCTGGACGGACTATGCTGTCTATACCTGGCTATGATAGCAAGGTAAGACTGATGCTACCTCTTTAAATGTACTAATATCGCTGCAAATGCTTGATTTTAATTGTGATAGTGATTTTAATTGtcctgtctgttgtgtctgtcacgaaaacctagaatcatgaaatttggcaggtaggtaggtctaatagcacaagtaaaggaaaaaaatctgaaaactttgaattttgaaactTTGTAGttacatttcaaaaaaaaaaatgtgttcatgaacaaataatattttcaattttcaaacttataactataccaagtggggtagcatataaaaaggctttacctgtacattttaaaacagataaaaggagcctatgtgctaatccagggtataatctatctccattcttcagcctaatccgtccagtagtttttgcgtgaaggtgtaacaaacatacacacacacacatacaaactttctcctttataatattagtgtgatagtttttgatttatcgtgcaaaatgtcggaaccctcagtgcgcgagtttgactggCACTTGGCTGGTTCTTGGAATGTGGGGCACTTAGTTGCCTTTGGTTATATAATGCCTCAGCTGTATTTGTCAGGTGGAATTCGGTGTGCTAGTGCACTTCGCGTACAGAGTGGAGGATTCGGACGAGGAGATAGTGGTGGCCACCACTCGAGTAGAGACCATGCTCGCGGACGTAGCCGTCGCCGTGCATCCTGACGATACCaggtaatgttttattttatttatttttaggggtcgtacctcaaaagcaaaagaggaatccttataggatcactttgttgtctgtccgtcagtccatcgtgtctgtcaagaaaacctataggctgtCGACCtagccgttgacctagaatcacgaaatttggcaggtaggtagggtcttataacacaagtaaagcaaaaaatctgaaaaccgtgaatttgtggttgcgtCACCAAAAGATTATAGGTTTGTGTTTCTAACCAACCGGTTCCTCATGTTGTTTCAGGTATAAGCATCTCATTGGAAGGAATGTGCTGCATCCAATAGTGAAGAGAAAACTTCCCATCATAGCTGATGAATATGTTGATATGAACTTTGGAActggtaaattattgttttttttatagtCTAGCGCTTGCTGCAATCCGACctgttggcaagtgatgatgcagcctaagatggagcacacttgcctaaaagatgactttcactcttgacttgaaagtacccatattaaaattgacaTTTAGAAATTGTTGAGTTGctcctgccggaaatcgaacccgggacctcccaccgatgcccacagcgctcaccactgcgctagAAAGGTTGTCAaaaggctatcacggctctgaGGAATATATTGTGTTGTTGTAGGCGCCGTGAAAATGTCGCCGGCACACGATGTGAACGACTTCGAGATCGCCAAACGTCACAAATTGCCGATGATCAACATCTTCGACGACGAGGGCAGGATGCTGGACAACTGCGGACCGTTCGCCGTGAGCATTATGATTtactatatttttagggttccgtacctacctcaaaaggaaaaataatcGAAAAATATGTACATGATAAAAGATCGTGGATTTGAgttgcagctcgctccagcaatggccgggactgcaattacttttatatacGGTATAATATTGTGTATCAAATCATTGAAAACAGCAACCACCGAATTAAtagctggtttttctcggtagaaaaCGCACTCCGaagcagtggtagatgcatttgacgattcaaaagtacttttaaaagtttatttgaaaaacaattatattctatactattatttattttgtattaaatttcGAACTAACCGCTTATACTTTGTTATTTCTTATAGGGTAAGAAACGCTACGACGTTCGTCGCGAAATTATCAAGACGCTGGAACAGGCGAAGTCGTACAAAGAGACCAAGGATCACGCTATGGTGGTCCCGCTGTGCAGCCGCTCCAAGGACGTTGTAGAACCCATGCTTAAACCCCAGTGGTAAGTAAAactcggtcaagtgcgagtcggacacgcaCATGAAGGGTcccatacaagaaataactacttacaattttttttaatttgcatggcggccactTTGTAATATGTCTGTTGTCTATTGAAAGTATAAATGTTTCTAGGTTAAGTTGCTGGATGGGCTCTTATACGGACTTCCACACGGCGCGGTCTTGCGTCTGGGTCTACTTTTTCCAATCCATTCTTCAATTATTTCTTCAATAATAAATGGTTCttgggaatcccatgggaactctttgatttttccgggattaaaagctACAattataagctaaccctgtaccatatttcgtcagaatcggttaaactgttgggccgtgaaaaggtagcagacagacagacacacagacacactttcgcatttataatattagtatggatatcttTAATCTTAAAGGTACATTCGATGCGATAATATGGCGGCTGAAGCGGTAAAAGCCGTCAAAACTGGAGAACTTAAGATCATCCCGGCCGTGCACGAGAAGATCTGGTACCACTGGATGGAGGGCATCCGGGACTGGTGCATCTCACGCCAGCTGTGGTGGGGCCATCGCATACCGGCCTACCGCGTCGCTTTACCTGCGACCAAGGTAAGGAATACCTgtacataacataatattgtataaaagatatattatgtatagattgttacggctatactcacgtatttattcgacgtaagcccgactaggtTTGAACCCATCTGGGGCCCTTTATCACCGCGACGCGCAACAAGCTGAGTGTCTATGCAAAAAGGGATCTTGTAGAGTAGGTACAGTGTAAGGCCGTAAGTTGTTTAGAACTTTAATGATCATATctgcgtggcacggttatgcataTGCCTtcggtgtgtgtggcgtgtttatagaaaaacgtgtgtttatagaaaaaaaaaataagtgcgacaggtttttgacgCTTTAGTTTCGCAGAATCgttactcgaattctgaggcccaTGCGGCTTGTGTTTAATAATGTGCGttctttcaaactaaaaatagAGATGACTTTGAGCGCTATTGTGATGTATTAGCTGGAAAATGAGCTGTTTACATCATTTATAACTTGTATCCAGCTCGTGTTTAATGTCAGATGTGGTAATTTTCACGCCGCAAGGAAGTCCGCGAGGTGGTGAAGCCGCACCGGCGCCGCACGCGCAGCGGCCGCAAGAAGCCCGCGCGCAAGACGCGCACGCAACCCGCCGTAGTACGTCACTCAATGTTGTGTCACTTATGATGCATGATCCGTCATTTTGTTGCATTTGCCATCTCTGTCTTTGTTTTTCATTGTTCAGCCTTATcagatttttgttattttatttgatacctAGCTGATGCTTGCAACCCCGTCTGCGTAGatataggtttatttaaaaatcccgtgggaactctatcattttccgggataaaagtagcctatgtgttaattcaaggtataatctatctcctttccaaatttcagtcaaatccttccagtcgtttttgcgtggaagagtaacaaacatacacacacattcacacaaactttcacctttataattttagtgttaGGCCTCTGTGGTGAAAAGTAATTTCTAGTTTTCGACCGAACCTTCTGTTTCTTCTACCTTTGGCCAAAATGAGCCGCAGTTTTGGCCGAAGACGCTACCGTGCCCACGAGTTTACGTAAACACTTACTTAAATTAACGTAATGCAGGTACTTATACGTCATTTTTTGTATATGTTAACAATAACTTTATGAACATTGCATGATGCGGACGTGTTTAACTTAAATCAATCatcaataattattgtaatataagtAATGCGTAAAATAAAGAATGACTTGCCATATTTGCTCTACGTGTCAACTGGCTGTCAAAATATGGTTTACgctaaaattattaagtactgtAATCGtaattttgacatgacagttgacacagaacAAATATGGCGAGTCTTCTCAAATTTACGCACTGGTTGATGATAGCATTCATCCACCGTAacccctaattcacacgagcgttataaaagcgttgcgttaaaacccagCGTTGGCGAGTATTAACGTTGTACGCGTTAAAAAGCGGGTgcacagatacttgggaatgcatttgttgtatttggacgcttttttaacgaacGTTAAAAAGCTATCGTATGAATGaggcataaataataataattggtactTTTTGCCGTTctacaaattaatttttagacTAACTTGCACATTTCAAAAATTACTAGATTCGCTTAGACTGAATAGATACAGATCTACAAACAATAATGTAATCTACAGTCAAGAAAATAACATGCAACTTTTATACTCAGACAGAAGAACAATGGGTATCGGCTCACAGTGAAGAAGAAGCTCTCTCCAAAGCCGCTAGCAAGTTCGGCGTGGCGCCCGAAGACATCACGCTCACCAGGGACGACGACGTGCTGGACACATGGTTCTCTTCCGGCCTGTTCCCCTTTTCCATATTCGGATGGCCGGATAACACTGAGGACTTGCAGGTAAAATTACTTTGAATTCACATCAAGGGGAAGAACAATGGGTATCATCACACAGTGAAGAGGAAGCCCTCTCGAAAGCCGCTAGTAGGTTCGGTATGGCGCCTGAAGACATCACGTTCACTATGTGCTGGACACTGGTTCTCTTCCGGCCTGTTCCCCTTCTCGATATTCGGGTGGCCGGATAACACTGAGGACTTGCAGGTAAAATTACTTTGAATTCACATCAAAGGGAAGAACAATGGGTATCGTCACACAGTGAAGAGGAAGCCCTCTCGAAAGCCGCTAGTAGGTTCGGTATGGCGCCTGAAGACATCACGTTCACTATGTGCTGGACACTGGTTCTCTTCCGGCCTGTTCCCCTTCTCGATATTCGGGTGGCCGGATAACACTGAGGACTTGCAGGTAAAATTACTTTGAATTCACATCAAAGGGAAGAACAATGGGTATCGTCACACAGTGAAGAGGAAGCCCTCTCGAAAGCCGCTAGTAGGTTCGGTATGGCGCCTGAAGACATCACGTTCACTATGTGCTGGACACTGGTTCTCTTCCGGCCTGTTCCCCTTCTCGATATTCGAGTGGCCGGATAACACTGAGGACTTGCAGGTAAAATTACTTTGAATTCACATCAAGGGGAAGAACAATGGGTATCGTCACACAGTGAAGAGGAAGCCCTCTCGAAAGCCGCTAGTAGGTTCGGTATGGCGCCTCAAGACATCACGTTCACTATGTGCTGGACACTGGTTCTCTTCCGGCCTGTTCCCCTTCTCGATATTCGGGTGGCCGGATAACACTGAGGACTTGCAGGTAAAATTACTTTGAATTCACATCAAAGGGAAGAACAATGGGTATCGTCACACAGTGAAGAGGAAGCCCTCTCGAAAGCCGCTAGTAGGTTCGGTATGGCGCCTGAAGACATCACGTTCACTATGTGCTGGACACTGGTTCTCTTCCGGCCTGTTCCCCTTCTCGATATTCGAGTGGCCGGATAACACTGAGGACTTGCAGGTAAAATTACTTTGAATTCACATCAAGGGGAAGAACAATGGGTATCGTCACACAGTGAAGAGGAAGCCCTCTCGAAAGCCGCTAGTAGGTTCGGTATGGCGCCTGAAGACATCACATTCACTATGTGCTGGACACTGGTTCTCTTCCGGCCTGTTCCCCTTCTCGATATTCGAGTGGCCGGATAACACTGAGGACTTGCAGGTTAAATTACTTTGAATTCACATCAAGGGGAAGAACAATGGGTATCGTCACACAGTGAAGAGGAAGCCCTCTCGAAAGCCGCTAGTAGGTTCGGTATGGCGCCTGAAGACATCACATTCACTATGTGCTGGACACTGGTTCTCTTCCGGCCTGTTCCCCTTCTCGATATTCGAGTGGCCGGATAACACTGAGGACTTGCAGGTTAAATTACTTTGAATTCACATCAAGGGGAAGAACAATGGGTATCGTCACACAGTGAAGAGGAAGCCCTCTCGAAAGCCGCTAGTAGGTTCGGTATGGCGCCTGAAGACATCACATTCACTATGTGCTGGACACTGGTTCTCTTCCGGCCTGTTCCCCTTCTCGATATTCGAGTGGCCGGATAACACTGAGGACTTGCAGGTTAAATTACTTTGAATTCACATCAAGTGGAAGAACAATGGGTATCGTCACACAGTGAAGAGGAAGCCCTCTCGAAAGCCGCTAGTAGGTTCGGTATGGCGCCTGAAGACATCACATTCACTATGTGCTGGACACTGGTTCTCTTCCGGCCTGTTCCCCTTCTCGATATTCGAGTGGCCGGATAACACTGAGGACTTGCAGGTAAAATTACTTTAAATTCACATCAAGGGGCTGATGCTGGGGATTCTCTGTCCATTTTCttacttttattttgtgtatttaaGTGTCGGCAAaccattaaaataaagtaaactcCAGTTAATACTTAGTTGCGATTACGAAAAAACTACATCAATCATTGCCGTGATTAGCAGAATTTGTAGTTAAAACGTTATCaccctaaaaaatatttcaagaataaaacGTAGGCAAATGCCTACCAGACTTGCAACTCTCTCTATCACGATACGGAGCAGGCAGCGAAGCGGCCTAAAACAgatagcatttttgaaaatacctactcgcGTCGCGTCTTGTAACAAGACGATAGTCTTAAATCATGTGTGattatatttttggtaaaaGTAACAATATTTAATTCGGCGGTGATTGtgcaatataaattattatattgataaattaatataaatattgataGATAAAGttattgataaattaatttGTGGTAGGACTATAAACCCTATATGAATGGAACACTTTCACAGGCATTTTATCCTGGAACACTGCTTGAAACTGGTCACGACATTCTTTTCTTCTGGGTGGCCAGAATGGTGTTCTTTGGGCAAAAACTACTCGGGAAATTGCCTTTCAAGTAAGTTACCATCCGTACCCCTATTACCAAACTTTGATGTGTTCTTCCATTTTTACTCAAACGCGGGGCCTGTAGATGCTTTaccaaaatatatttcttatttaGGAAAATATGAACTGATACATATCTTCGAAAAATTCTTAAAGAATTTGCTTAAATCTGGGATGGTTATTAATTATCattagataatgcccgcaacttaaAGCTACTAGTTGTTCAATTAATTTTCGATATTATGTAACCCTAAGTAAAGTCGATAATGGGTTAGCAGTGAAAAATGCTGTGTCGACAGGTGTGCGCCGTCCTTTAGTCtagccatttttttaaaataaaaatagtgggcaaacgagcaggtgggtcacctggctttaagtgattactgccgcccatgaacatttgcagtacgaAAAGAACCGCCAACGCGCCATTCTACGATTGGTGTGTTATCCATCCTAAATTACTGCACACTTTTTCAGAGAAATCTACCTCCATCCAATGGTGCGCGACGCCCACGGTCGTAAAATGTCCAAATCTCTGGGCAACGTGATAGACCCGGTGGACGTGGTGCGCGGCATCACCTTGGAACAGCTGCACGCTCAGCTCGCGGACTCGAACCTGGACCCGCGGGAGATCGAGAAGGCAATACAAGGACAGAAGCAGGACTACCCTAATGGCATACCTGAGTGTGGCACCGATGCCCTGAGGTAAGCAATTTCACACAGTATTAAATCGTTTGGTAACTTGGTCACTCTCTACTAATATCGCTTGAGCTGAACGCTTTCGAAATTTGTAATTGTAAGAAATCTTTGTCATCTCAagtaatcaaatcaaaatcatttattcaaagtaggtactattgtacatcttttgatagtcagaattgttagatttctaagataatatagtggtgataattaataacgtaaacttaaaactaaagataCGAAGGTTCCAAAGGcgtccaagtctgagaagagcccacaacaaactcagctgggtattcttGACCTTGGGATCTCTAACATctttcggtttttcgaactacatACTCTGCCCTATTGCCTTAAGTTTCAAAACACGTTGAGCTATGAATTTTCCCTGAGTTTATAAATAAAGGTTCATGCACACACAACTTATCTatctaatactagctgatgcccgcgagttctttcgcgtggatttagatatttggaaatcccgtaagaactctttaattgtctgggaaaataataagttattccactctccaggtctttaactatacctacgcAATAagtcacgtcaatccgttgcgacgtgatcgaagaacaaactaacaaaccaataaactaaccaACCATACTACTCGGTCAAGCCAAGTTTacacctcgcgtcgattacgtcacactttctttcttttttttttataaaagaatattagccatgttaaatgactaatattcccctttcctctccaactatgcgtcaggcttgtgctaggagtaggtacgacaatagtgcaacgggcggggtttgaaccgtcgacctttcggttttcagtccattcctttaccggttgagctattgcgGCTCTAAGACACCGACgcttaggtacggtatgcgaaccgtactgacgcgacaagacaaccgcggggaggtgagcggggaagtgggagaggcgccgcattccagcgagatgcaaacttagcgcgaccgagttataagacaaacactctttcgcatttataatatgggtagtgatttctccaatttataatatggtagttttaataatgtaatttgTCCTCAGGTTCGCCCTGTGTGCGATGACGCAAGGTCGGGACCTCAACCTGGATATTCAGAGAGTGCAGGGCTACCGGTTCTTCTGCAACAAGCTGTGGAACGCGGCCAAGTTCGCGCTCATGTACTTCCCGGCAGATACTAGCTATAAGGTATAGATTAGAAGGATatctaaaaaaatacctataactATGGGATAAACACACATAACACTTTATCCTATCTatgaaaattatatttgaaatattatactttgacaCTGTTGCACTATCATCTAtaactaaacttaaaatttatttttatacttattaaataacaaatatcAACTTAAGACTATAtatttatctagtgctttggccTACAAAGTTTCGTGTAAAATGTTCATTTTTCATTatgtctttaattaaataaataaataaaaataaaaaacaaaaatttgtcTATGTAGCGAAAAGTCTGTAGCGATGCTTCTTGccaatgattctaggtcaatggaaagtaaAGGTGCAGCATTCAAAATGTGCAGCATAAACGGCTGTAACTTTTGTCTCACtcctccgattgccatctcgacctgtcgcgaactatagttaGCGGGCATAATTGCAGGCTAATAAAATATATGCTTGCTTCCAGGTGTACGAACCGACTCTGCCCCCAGGTCTATCGTCAATCGACCGATGGATGCTATCAAAGGTAGCGCTGGCCGTGCAGAAAGTGGACCAAGGCTTCCAGAGCTACGACTTCCCGTCCGCCACCACGCACTGTTACAACCTGTGGCTTTACGACCTATGTGATGTCTATTTGGTGAGTGAAGATCTTTTTTTTACTAGCAGATACCCTGCGTGTGCTATTACGCAAAAAAAATGccctaatgcattgttttagtggtctaaaaacattttcgcattattgccttccTAATGAAACCAGCTTGAgacacatcggttggatggtttcaaagtctgttTCTATAACGGACATAAGTAGAATTTTTTGTGTGTTTTATATATTGGGATTCAGATACaagatagcccttgactgcaatctcactcggtggtaagtgataactgtatctaaatatataaaaggtgactgactgactaactgacttaTGTATCAACTTACTTCTCAAACTACTGGCCGAACTAGGCTgataggcatgcagatagttattatgaagtaacatcagctaagaaaggatctctgaaaattcaacccctaagggggtaaaatagaggtttgaagtttgtgtagtccacgtggacaaagttgcAGACTAAAGGTAGTTCAAACAAATGTTTCCTTTACTTTACAGGAATATCTAAAACCAGTGTTCGCTCAAGGCACGGAAGAGGAGAAGTCTGCCGCCCGACGCACTCTGTATACCACACTGGAGTATGGACTCAAACTGATCAGTCCGTTCATGCCTTTCGTCACTGAAGAGCTGTACCAGAGGCTACCCAGGCAAGACACcagctgtccgtccatctgtatCGCCGAGTACCCCA
This genomic stretch from Maniola jurtina chromosome 15, ilManJurt1.1, whole genome shotgun sequence harbors:
- the LOC123872401 gene encoding valine--tRNA ligase isoform X2, with protein sequence MTDNEPQNDPAGDQPQEKSAKQLEKEAKKAAKLEKLKAKLDKKSTTPAVQKDKPEKKVKEIKESAVYTANTAAGEKKDISGTMPDAYSPLYVEAAWYAWWEKQGFFKPEYGRKSVLEPNPKGSFVMVIPPPNVTGTLHLGHALTNAVEDAITRWHRMHGRTTLWNPGCDHAGIATQVVVEKKLWREEKKTRHELGREEFIKRVWDWKNEKGDRIYEQLRSLGSSLDWSRVRFTMDPSMCRAVNEAFIRLHDSGDIYRANRLVNWSCTLKSAISDIEVDKVDLPGRTMLSIPGYDSKVEFGVLVHFAYRVEDSDEEIVVATTRVETMLADVAVAVHPDDTRYKHLIGRNVLHPIVKRKLPIIADEYVDMNFGTGAVKMSPAHDVNDFEIAKRHKLPMINIFDDEGRMLDNCGPFAGKKRYDVRREIIKTLEQAKSYKETKDHAMVVPLCSRSKDVVEPMLKPQWYIRCDNMAAEAVKAVKTGELKIIPAVHEKIWYHWMEGIRDWCISRQLWWGHRIPAYRVALPATKTEEQWVSAHSEEEALSKAASKFGVAPEDITLTRDDDVLDTWFSSGLFPFSIFGWPDNTEDLQAFYPGTLLETGHDILFFWVARMVFFGQKLLGKLPFKEIYLHPMVRDAHGRKMSKSLGNVIDPVDVVRGITLEQLHAQLADSNLDPREIEKAIQGQKQDYPNGIPECGTDALRFALCAMTQGRDLNLDIQRVQGYRFFCNKLWNAAKFALMYFPADTSYKVYEPTLPPGLSSIDRWMLSKVALAVQKVDQGFQSYDFPSATTHCYNLWLYDLCDVYLEYLKPVFAQGTEEEKSAARRTLYTTLEYGLKLISPFMPFVTEELYQRLPRQDTSCPSICIAEYPTESDTPWRSEDLEANVDTALKIIHLIRSTRAEYNLAHKQKTRAHLVTSAHQLELCELCRKLQGLASSELSDEPPPAGAAILTVSDSIEVHLVLKGLIDPQKEIAKLEKKKETLSHTISKLQQAISIDDYTTKVPLDVQKLNSEKLSQSQGEIERLQAAIETLRVM
- the LOC123872401 gene encoding valine--tRNA ligase isoform X1, with translation MTDNEPQNDPAGDQPQEKSAKQLEKEAKKAAKLEKLKAKLDKKSTTPAVQKDKPEKKVKEIKESAVYTANTAAGEKKDISGTMPDAYSPLYVEAAWYAWWEKQGFFKPEYGRKSVLEPNPKGSFVMVIPPPNVTGTLHLGHALTNAVEDAITRWHRMHGRTTLWNPGCDHAGIATQVVVEKKLWREEKKTRHELGREEFIKRVWDWKNEKGDRIYEQLRSLGSSLDWSRVRFTMDPSMCRAVNEAFIRLHDSGDIYRANRLVNWSCTLKSAISDIEVDKVDLPGRTMLSIPGYDSKVEFGVLVHFAYRVEDSDEEIVVATTRVETMLADVAVAVHPDDTRYKHLIGRNVLHPIVKRKLPIIADEYVDMNFGTGAVKMSPAHDVNDFEIAKRHKLPMINIFDDEGRMLDNCGPFAGKKRYDVRREIIKTLEQAKSYKETKDHAMVVPLCSRSKDVVEPMLKPQWYIRCDNMAAEAVKAVKTGELKIIPAVHEKIWYHWMEGIRDWCISRQLWWGHRIPAYRVALPATKEVREVVKPHRRRTRSGRKKPARKTRTQPAVTEEQWVSAHSEEEALSKAASKFGVAPEDITLTRDDDVLDTWFSSGLFPFSIFGWPDNTEDLQAFYPGTLLETGHDILFFWVARMVFFGQKLLGKLPFKEIYLHPMVRDAHGRKMSKSLGNVIDPVDVVRGITLEQLHAQLADSNLDPREIEKAIQGQKQDYPNGIPECGTDALRFALCAMTQGRDLNLDIQRVQGYRFFCNKLWNAAKFALMYFPADTSYKVYEPTLPPGLSSIDRWMLSKVALAVQKVDQGFQSYDFPSATTHCYNLWLYDLCDVYLEYLKPVFAQGTEEEKSAARRTLYTTLEYGLKLISPFMPFVTEELYQRLPRQDTSCPSICIAEYPTESDTPWRSEDLEANVDTALKIIHLIRSTRAEYNLAHKQKTRAHLVTSAHQLELCELCRKLQGLASSELSDEPPPAGAAILTVSDSIEVHLVLKGLIDPQKEIAKLEKKKETLSHTISKLQQAISIDDYTTKVPLDVQKLNSEKLSQSQGEIERLQAAIETLRVM